GTTCCGCGACGCTGAAACGCTGGAGCTTTGCGCGACCGAAGGCCTGAAAGCCGAAGCCGTCCACCAAACCCGCATGCGTCTGGGCGAAGGCCTTGTCGGTCGCGTCGCCAAATCCGCGCGCATCGTGAATACTGCTGACGCCCCCAGCGAAAAAGGCTTCCGCTATATGCCGGAAACTGGCGAGGAAATTTACTCGTCCTTCTGCGGCGTCCCGATCCAGCGACTGGGCGAGCAACTGGGCGTCTTGGTCGTTCAATCCAAAGCCAGCCGCGATTATTCCTCGGATGAAGTCTATGCACTTGAGGTCGTCGCCATGGTGCTGGCCGAAATGACCGAACTCGGTGCCTTTGTGGGCGAAGGCGCGGCCCTGTCGCCTCTGCACCAGCGTCCCGCAATGTTCAAAGGTGGCACCGCACAAGAAGGCGCCGCCGAGGGTCATGTGTGGCTGCATGAGCCGCGCGTTGTTGTCACCAACCCGATCGCAGATGATCCCGAGGTCGAGAAACAACGCCTTACCAAAGCGATCGAAGACCTGCGCGTCAGCGTCGATGAACTGCTCGCGGGGGCTCAGGGCGGCGACAAAGATCAGGTGCAGGTTCTGGAAGCCTATCGGATGTTTGCCAACTCCAAAGGCTGGCTGCGCCGGATGGAGCAAGACATTGATCAGGGTCTGACGGCCGAAGCCGCTGTGGAAAAAGAACAATCCACCGCACGCGCACGTATGGCACAGGCCACCGACGCCTATCTGCGTGACCGTCTGCATGATCTGGATGACCTTTCCAATCGCCTCTTGCGCAATCTTACAGGCCAAGGGTCAGACACCGGTGCTGACATGCCGGAAAACCCCATCCTGATTGCACGCAACATCGGCCCTGCCGAATTGCTGGACTATGGCCGGAAATTGAAAGGCATCGTGCTGGAGGAAGGCTCTGTCGGCTCTCACGCCACCATTGTTGCGCGGGCCTTGGCGATCCCCTTGGTGATCCACGCTGACAAGATCACCACCGAAGCACTGAATGGCGACATGATCCTCGTGGACGGCGATGAAGGCCATGTGCACCTCAGACCCGATGACACCGTCGTCACTGCCTTTCGCGACAAGACCGCCATGCGCGCCAATGCGCAGGAACGCTACGCTTCGATCCGCGAGAAACCTGCGACCACATTGGATGGAGAAACCGTCAGCCTTTTGATGAACGCCGGCCTCATGGCCGACCTGCCTTCGCTTCCAAGTTCTGGAGCCGAAGGTGTGGGCCTCTTCCGCACGGAACTCCAATTCCTGATCCGCAATCAAATGCCCGGACGCACCGAGCTGGCGGAACTTTACAGTCACGTGATGGATTCCGCGGGCGACAAATCCGTTGTCTTCCGCACGCTCGATATCGGGTCGGACAAAGTTCTGCCCTTCATGACCCCAACGGACGAGCCCAACCCGGCACTTGGCTGGCGTGCGATCCGCGTGGGCCTCGACAAACCCGGCGTGTTGCGGATGCAGCTTCAGGCGCTCTTGCGCGCGGCCAATGGGCGGCCACTTAAGGTCATGTTCCCCTTCATTGCGCAATATGACGAATATAAAGCGGCCCGCGCCGAGATGGACAAAGCCATCGAACGCGAAAAACGTTTGGGCCACAGGCTGCCGTCTGATTTGAAAACCGGCGCCATGCTGGAAACACCCTCGCTTGGCTTCGCCCCGCAAAAGTTCTTCGAAGAGGTCGAATTCATTTCCATCGGCGGCAATGACCTCAAACAGTTCTTCTTTGCCGCAGACCGCGAGAACGAGCGCGTGCGCAAGCGCTATGACACGCTCAACGTCAGCTTCCTCAGCTTTATCGAAGGCATCGCAAACCGTTGTAATACAACAAAAACCCCGCTCAGCTTCTGCGGAGAAGACGCGGGCCGCCCGGTCGAGGCTCTCTGCCTCGCCGCCATGGGCCTGCGCGCGCTATCGATGCGCCCTGCCTCCATCGGCCCGGTCAAAAGCCTCTTGCGACGCAGCAACCTCTCTGAGGTGCGCGATGTCATCAACGAGGCCCGCAACCGCGGCGACCAAAGCGTGCGGCCAGCTGTCATGGACTACCTGTCAAACCAGGGCTAAGCCTTCATCTTGCCAGAAATACTCACTGCGCAAAGCTCACCCCTTGCGCAGGTCCTGCACCTGAGGCGATGCCGCGTCGCGAAACATCGTGACCAGCTCTGGATGCGGCACATCGCCGTCTATTGACAGACGCCGCAGCCCAAAATGCACATGCGCCATTTCGCGGTAGTAATTCATATAGGCATAGTTCGTCAGAGCCCCCGTCGTGGCCCCAATCACCGGCACCATCTGCGCCGCCAGCTTCTGCCCTAAAACCACCGCCAAACGCGGCGTGACCCAGGCGATCAGCTTCTGCGTCCCTCCACTGCTCAGCGCCATACGAGACGACAGAAACGCCAGATCGGCTGCATCGTCCTCTGACAAAGGCCCGCCAGCCGCAAAGACCTGAACACAGTCGAACTTCACGTTTTCAGAAGTTGCATCAAACTCATATTGTTCGGCCACATCCTGAATGGCGCGTAAGAAGACCGTGGTGGTCACGGGAAGCTCGGCCAAAGCGGTTCCTACACCGCCCGCGCCTCCAGCCGCGCCCAAAGCCGTGGCAAACGTCGTCTGCAACCACCCCGTCTCGCTGCCACGAATAGAGCGGGACCGATCAGCGGCCTTCATAGCCTGCACCAAGGCCTTTTCAGTCGCCACTTCCAGCCCATCGCGCGCTTTTAAGGGCAATTGCCCCAAAAGCCCGTCGGCTTGCTGACCAAGCGCGTTCAAAAGCTCAATCACCAAACCACCGGCGTTATTATAACGCTCAACAAGCCGATAAAGCTCGCGATCTACATTGGCTTTGAAGTGATTGTCTTTCATCTCACGCTCCCTTTGCACTCTAGGTTGGCAAAGGTCGCGCGGTTTTCAACCCTCTGCGCAGGATTTCACCGGTCCGGCGACGTCACCCCAAGCTCCGGCAACCAACTCATATCCCAAAACGCGCGCCGGGTTGGTGGGCGGCGGCATCACCACGTCTGGCAGCAGCTCAAAGCCAAAACGGGAATAATATGGTGCGTCGCCGACAAGGATAACCCTCTGCCAAGACAGGTTTTTTGCCACGGCAAGGCTTTCGCGGATCAGAAAACCACCAAGCCCCTCACCCTGCCGCGTTGGGTGCACTGCGACAGGTCCTAGCAACAAGGCATCGACACCACCAACCCGCACCGGCCAATAGCGAATGGCACCGGCCAAAATCCCATCATCATCCCGCGCAAGCAGCGCCAAATCCGAGACTTTCTTTACACCATCGCGCAGTCGATAGGACGACAGCGCCTCGCGCCCGGGCGCAAAACAGAGATCATAGAGGGCTTCGACCTCCCACCAATCCTGCTCTGTTTCTTGCGCCAGATGGTACACCGCGACGACTGCCTTTCGATTTCGGTGGAAACCGCCCTAACACGAGGTTACCTCTTGGGCAAACATGAAGAAGGATCCCCTGATGTTTTATCGCGTGGAAGACGGCCATCCCCTGCCCCACAACCCTTTCAAGGCGATCATCTCGCCGCGCCCCATCGCGTGGATCTCAACGATTGATACCCAGGGTAACGCAAACCTCGCGCCCTATTCCTTCTTCAACGGGATCGCTGATGCGCCAATGCAGGTGATGTTTGCCTCAACCGCCAGCAAGCCGGATCAGGACGACACAAAAGACACCGTCGCCAATATCCGCGCCACCGGAGAGTTCTGCGTCAACATCGTCTCAAATGCACTGCAGACTGCGATGAACATCTCAAGCACCGGCTTTGAAAAGGACGTGGACGAATTCCAGAAAGCGGGCCTCACGGCGGCCCATTGCAACACGATAGGATGCCCGCGCGTGCTCGAGGCCCCTGCGAGTTTGGAATGCAAACTCGATCAGATCGTGACGCTGAAAGGCGTGAGCAACTTCATGGTGATCGGCGAAGTCACCGGCGTGCATCTGCGCGATGAATGCATTGTGGACGGCATCTTTGATGTGACCACTTATGAACCCTTGGCGCGTCTGGGCTATCGGGACTATGCCAAAGTGTCAGAGCTCTTTTCGCTGGCGCGACCTGACGACTAAAACAGTGTCTGCGCGATCAATATCCACACGGGTAACGTTGCCGCCGACAGCAATGTTGTCTGAGCAATCAGCGTGGCCACCAATTTGCGATCCGCACCAAAGCCCGCGGCCAACACGTGCGCGGCGGATGCGGTCGGCAGGGCTGCGAATACGATCAGAACTTGCACCAAGGGACCAGAGGCTCCGGCGGCAAGCGCGACGACGCAGACCAGCGCGGGCAGGATCATCAGTTTTGTGCCGTTCAAGATTCCCGTAAATCGATCCAACCGAGCCAAAGCACCCCAGTTCATCGTGGCTCCGATAGAAATGAGCGCGACAGGGATCGCGGCTTGCGCGAGCATTTCCAATGGCGCAAGCACCGGCCCAGGGATTTGAACGCCTGTCAGGGCCACAACCACGCCGCCAAGGCTCGCGATCAGAAACGGGTTGAGCGCGACGCGTTTGAGGGTGCCGAGGATGCCAAGCTGGCCATCGCGGGACAGGCCTGAAACCGCAAAGACATTGGCCATGGGCACGCCCATTCCTACGACCACGGCAAAGATCGCCGCATCGCCACCGCTCAGCGCTCCAATAGCGACAAAACCAAGTGCGGTGTTAAACCGCCAAGCGGTCTGCCAGCAGCCCGCGAAATCAAGAAACCGCTCAGGCCCAAAGGGCCGCGCCAGATAGCCAAAGAGCAGCCCCGCAACCAAGATCCCCCAGGCCAATGGCGCAATAGAGGCGACCTGCGAGAGTGCAATCGGACGCCCCGAGGCCGCGACAAACAGCAGCGTGGGAAAGAGGATTTCAAAGTTGAGCTTATCGAGCCCCTGCCACGCATTCTCGGACAGGCGTTTGCGTACGAGACCGCCCAGAATGACCATCAAAAACGACGGGACCAACCCGCTGAGGATCGTGACAAAGACCACCGACTGCTCCAACAAAAAAGGGCGCGCGAAACGCACGCCCTATTGATAACGGATCAGATCTTAATGACCACCCAAGATCCCGGTGCGCACGGAATAATCCGCGGCGACCTGATAATCGGGGTCATCATCGCTGTCGATCACAAGGTGGCCCGCGCGGGTCAACAGCTGGTGGCAATCGCGGCTGAGGTGGCGCAGGGTCAGTTTCTTGCCCGCCGCCTCATATTTACCCGCCATGGCCTCAATTGCTTGCAGCGCGGATTGGTCGGCCACGCGGCTTTTGGCAAAATCGACGATCACACTTTCAGGATCGTTTTGCACGTCGAAGAGTTCGACAAACCCGTCTGAGGAGCCAAAGAACAAAGGCCCTTGGATCTCATAAACCTTCGCGCCTTTGTCGGTCACAGACTCGCGGGTGGTCGCAGTAATCCGCGTCGCGTTGCCCCAAGCGTAAGCAAGCGCCGAGACAATAACGCCCACCACGACCGCAATCGCAAGGTCAGTCATCACGGTCACAACGGTCACAAGCACGATCACGAAAGCATCGGTCAACGGTACTTTGCGCATGATTTTCAACGAGTTCCACGCGAAGGTACCGATGACGACCATGAACATCACGCCAACCAGCGCCGCCAGCGGGATCTGCTCAATCAAAGGGCTCGCGGCCACGATAAAGAGCAACAAGCACAAGGCTGCAAAGACGCCCGCGATCCGTGTGCGGCCACCTGATTTCACGTTGATCATCGACTGACCAATCATCGCACACCCGCCCATGCCGCCGAAGAAACCAGTCACCACATTCGCGGTGCCTTGCGCGATACATTCCTGACTTGCACCACCCCGTTTGCCGGTGATTTCTCCAACAAGGTTCAGAGTCAGCAAGCTCTCGATCAGGCCGATTGCTGCGAGGATCACAGCGTAAGGCAGGATGATCTGGAAGGTCTCCCAGTTCAGCGGCACCATTGGGATGTGGAACAGAGGAAGCCCGCCTTCAATTGAGGCCATATCCCCCACGCGTGGCACATCCAGACCCAGTGCAATCACCAGAACCGCCACAATACCGATCCCCGCCAAAGGCGCCGGAATGACTTTGGTGATGCGTGGCATGACCCAGATGATCGCCATCGTTAGCGCGACCAGACCAAGCATTGTCATCAGCTGAGGCCCTGCAAGCCATTCACCGCCGCTCATTCCATGGCCCGTGTTCTCAACCGATCCCGGCACTTTGAATTGCGTCATCTGCGCCAGGAAAATAACAATCGCCAGACCGTTCACAAAACCCAGCATCACCGGATGGGGCACCAGTCGAATGAACTTACCCCACTGCATGACACCCGCGATGACCTGCAGGATGCCCATCAAGACGACCGTAGCAAAGAGGTACTCAACACCGTGCTCCGCCACCAGCGCCACCATGACCACAGCCAAAGCACCGGTCGCGCCGGAAATCATGCCCGGACGCCCGCCGATCAATGCCGTAATCAAACCTACGAGGAAGGCCGCATAGAGGCCGACCAGAGGGTGGACACCCGCAACAAAGGCAAAAGCCACCGCCTCTGGCACCAACGCGAGGGCCACAGTCAGGCCCGACAAAAGCTCCGTGCGCACCCGCGCAACAGACCAGCCTTCGTCCTGCATGATCGACAGGTTCGGAGGCGTGATGTTTTTGGCCAAAGCGGCGAGTGCGGATCTCATGATATGTCCTGAAATAGCTGGCGAAGTTGAGGCCGCCCTATCGGATATTGCCAAGCGCGACAAGGGCGGCGCAGGGTTTTGACCTGACGTGGTGCCAATAGAACAGGCCCGCATGGCCTCTATGCCATTGGTTGCCGAAAATATGACCGAACTACGGTTGCATCCCTCTACGGCTAGGGCCAAGAATACTGCCGGTAAGATCTGCTATTTCACGAGGGAGCCCCCGATGACCGAGACCGCCAAAGAGACCATGATTGCCGTGATCGGCGGCTCTGGAATTTACGACATCGATGGGCTTGAAGGCGCGGAGTGGGTCTCGGTTGAAACCCCTTGGGGCGCACCGTCTGACCAAATCCTGACAGGCAACCTGAACGGCGTGAAAATGGCCTTCCTGCCGCGTCACGGGCGTGGGCATCGGCACTCTCCGACCACCGTGCCGTACCGCGCCAATATCGATGCGTTGAAACGGCTTGGCGTGACCGATGTGATCTCTGTCTCGGCCTGCGGTTCGTTCCGCGAGGCGATGGCTCCGGGCGATTTTGTCATTGTAGATCAATTCATTGACCGTACCTTTGCTCGTGAGAAATCTTTCTTTGGCACCGGGTGCGTCGCGCATGTCTCGGTTGCACATCCAACCTGCCCGCGCCTGTCTGAAGCTTGCGAAACCGCGGCCAAAGCCGCAGGCATCAACGTGCATCGCGGCGGCACCTATCTGGCGATGGAAGGACCGCAGTTTTCCACATTGGCGGAATCCAAAATGTACCGCGAAAGCTGGGGCTGCGACGTCATCGGCATGACCAATATGCCCGAAGCCAAACTCGCGCGAGAAGCCGAGCTTTGCTATGCCTCCGTCGCAATGATCACCGATTACGACAGCTGGCATCCTGACCACGGCGAGGTCGATGTCACCGAAATCATCAAAACCCTCATGGGCAACGCCGACAAGGCGCGCAATCTGGTCAAGGAACTGCCTGCCCTTCTGGGTGCCGAGCGAGATGACTGCCCACACGGCTGCGACAAAGCGCTGGAATTCGCTATCCTGACAGCTCCTGATGCGCGCGACCCTGAGGTCGTGGCGAAACTCGACGCGGTCGCGGGCCGGGTTCTGAACGCGTAAGGGCGGGTCATGGATTTCACCCTCTGGCTCAGCTTTGCCGCCGCCTCCATCGCGCTTTTGGTCATGCCCGGCCCAACGCTCTTGTTGGTCCTCAGCTACGCCATGACCCAAGGCCGCCGCGTCGCGATTGCCTCAGCCCTTGGCGTGGCGACCGGAGACCTCATTGCCATGACCGTCTCGGTCATCGGCCTTGGCGCGCTGTTTCTGGCCTCGGCCACAGCCTTCACCATCCTGAAATGGATCGGCGCGGCCTATCTTTTCTATCTTGGCGTGCGGATGCTGATGAGCTCCACCGAAAGCTCGCCTTTGATGGAAAAACCCGCAAACACCTCAGAAGGCCGCGTCTATCGCGACCTCGCCTTGGTGACGGCGCTCAACCCGAAATCCAACACATTCTTCATCGCCTTCGTGCCTCAGTTCATCGACGCGAATGCGGCCTTTGCACCTCAGGCGGCGATCCTTATTGTGACCTTTGTTGCGATTGCGGGCGTGAACGCTCTGGTCTTCGCGCTTGGTGCAAACTCCATTCGCGCGAAAATCACCCGTCCCGCTGTGCTGACCTGGCTCAACCGCGCAGGCGGTGCGACCCTCATTGCTATGGCAGCACTCACGGCCACATTGCGCCGCGCGACCTAACTCCAAAGGACTCCCATGCCCAAATCGAAAACCGTCAAAGACTATATCCGCACCATCGTGGATTTCCCCCACGAGGGCATCATGTTCCGCGATGTGACCACGCTCTTTGCCGACCCGCGCGGCTTTCGCATGGCGATTGACCAGATGCTGCACCCCTATGCAGGCGAGCGCATCGACAAGGTCGTGGGTCTTGAGGCACGTGGGTTCATTCTGGGCGGAGCGATTGCCCACCAACTGAGCGTCGGCTTTGTGCCGATCCGCAAGAAAGGCAAGCTGCCCGGCACCACGATCTCGCAGGACTACAAGCTGGAATATGGCGAGGCGATTGTTGAAGTGCACGACGACGCCATCCAACCCGGTGAAAAGATCTTGGTGGTGGATGACCTTTTGGCGACCGGCGGCACCGCAGAAGCCGGCATCAAACTGATCGAGCGCCTTGGCGGCGAAATCCTGAGCTGTGCCTTCATCATCGACCTGCCGGAATTGGGTGGTCGCAAAAAGCTCGAAGCCATGGGTATGGACGTCTCTGTCCTATGCGCGTTCGAAGGCCTCTAGGCCTTCAACACCACCCCCGGGTTCATTATTCCCTTGGGATCCAAAGCCGACTTGATCGCACGCATCGTGACGAGTTTCACCGGATCGCCATAGCGTTCCAACTCGCCCGTTTTCATGCGCCCGATCCCATGTTCCGCGCTGATCGAGCCGTTGTATTTGTGGACCAATCCATTGACGATATCTTTAACGTCGTCGATCAGGTGATTGTAATCATTCCGGTTTTCACCTTTGGGTGGATAGACGTTGTAATGCAAATTGCCGTCCCCAAGGTGGCCGAAGGCATTGATCCTGAGCGGTCCGAGCTTGCCCAAGGCAGCATGACCTTCGACCACAAACTCCGCAATCCGCGAGATCGGGATCGAGATATCATTGCTTAAAATCGCGCCAATCTTACGGTTCGCCAGAGGGATGCTTTCGCGCACGGACCAAAATTCTGTGCGCTGCGTTTCAGACTGCGCAATCAGCCCATCCAAGACCAGATCACGCACTAAAGCCGTTGCAAAGATCTCTTCAAGAACGCTTTGTGGCTCTTGCCCTGCCCCCAACCCAAGGTCGATCAAAACGCACCACTCAGGCTTCTCAGCAAAAGGCTGGCGCACCTCAGGCATGGTTTCCGCAAGGAACTCCAGCCCCTCTCGATGGATCAGCTCGAAGGCCGACACGGCCTCACCGACATGATCCCGTGTGATCGCCAAAAGATCCAAAGCTGCCGCAACAGAGGGCACCGCCATCAACGCCGTGCCTTCCCCCACCGGAAGCGCAAAGAGTTTCAGGGACGCAGCGGTTATGATGCCAAGCGACCCCTCTGCGCCAATCAACAGGTTCTTTAGATCATAGCCCGTATTATCTTTGCGCAAACGGCTCAGCCCGTGCCAGATCTCGCCATTTGGCAAGACTGCCTCCAGCCCCAAACACAGATCACGTGCATTGCCGTAGCGCAGCACGTTCACACCGCCTGCATTGGTCGCGAGGTTGCCCCCGATCTGACAGGAGCCTTGGGCGGCTAGTGACAGGGGAAACAGCCGACCCGCCTCCTGCGCGGCCGCTTGAACGGCCTCAAGGACGGCGCCCGCTTCGGCAATAATCACGTTTTCCTCAGGAAATAAGTCTCGAATGGCGCGCATCCGTTCGAGCGAAACCACCAAGGGCACAACACCCTCGCCTTTCACCTGACCGCCCACAAGCCCCGTGCCGCCGCCATAAGGCACCACTGGCACCGAGGCCTCATTGCACAGCCCCACAAGCGCCGCGACCTCTTCTGCCGTGCGCGGCTTCGCCACAGCGCCCGCCTGCCCCGCAAAGCGTCCGCGAGGCTCTTCCAAATAGCGGGGCTCAGGTTCGGACAAAACGCCCGAGCCAACACGGCTGGCAACACGGTCAAGAAATGCGGAATCGGCGGGGTTCAAACTCATAGGCCTAGCCCTACCACGTCATGGGCCTACGTCTAAAGCGTTTCGCGTTAGACTTGACGCGTAAGTTTAACGCGAAACGCTCAGAACCTATTGATGTTGTGGGCGTTTCCCAATCAATCTGTGAGTCAGGTTAATCACGAAACGCTTTAGGGTTCACTCAGGAATTTCGGCTGCAAGACGATGATCGTCGGCCTGTCCGGCAGGCTGCGCAAAGAGACCTCCAGATCGTTCACACCCTCATCCACAATGGCAAAATCCTCGGACATGCCGATCAGGAAACTGTCCAAAGTCCCGCGCCCAAACCAATGCATCGGGATCACTATCGAGGACTTTAGCCGCCGCATTACAGTCATCATGGTCTGATGATCCAGCGTCATACCTCCATCGACTGCCGCCATAACCACATCAAGCCGCCCAAGTGCTGCATATTGAGCCGCATCCGGTTCGTGATGCAGATGCCCGAGGTGGCCAATGCAAAGCCCCGCGACCTCAAAGACAAAGATCGAATTGCCCTTGGTCTCCATCCCGAACCCAGAGCGGATATCGGTTGAGACATTCCGCACCAGCATCTCGCCCAGATCGACATGATGCTCGATCCCTTTGCCAAACTCTCCCCAACCCCGCAGCACATGCGGGATGGCCGGATCAGGAACAGGCGTCCAATGGCTGCTGTGGCCATGGTTCATCGTGACCACATCCGGCAGGAAATCCACGTTGCCGATATAGCCTGTGTAATCCGTCACAACCGACAGCCCACCCTCGGTTTGGATCAAAAACGCCGAGTGATCCAGATAGCGGATCCGCACAGAATTTCGCTCCACCGGATCGCGAAAGCTGGCCAGATGCACATAGCTCATTCCCGGCGTCGCCTCCGCCAGCGCGATACAATGGCTATACCGCCGCTCCTGCGCCTGAAGTGCCGTTCCAAATACCAAAAACAAGAAAACCAAAAACCGCATGATCTGCCCTCCTTACAGAAAGGATAGCACGATCCGCTCAGATTTCATCTTGCCCAAAATACTCCCGCCGGAGGCTCCTGCGGGATCCACTCCCTCAGCCCGCCGAGGTCCGTCCCCTCCGGTCGCCACGCAAGCAGGCATAGAGCACATGGGTGCGCCAGCGACCGTTGATCTGCAGATAGCTCTGCGCCACGCCTTCGTATTTGAAACCGGATTTCTCAAGCACGCCACGGCTTGGGGTGTTTTCAGGTAGACAGGCGGCCTCAATCCGGCTGAGGTCCATCTGGGTGAAGGCATAATGCACCACCGCCTCAATCGCCTCGCGCATATAGCCCTGACGCGCGAAACTTTGCCCCACCCAATAGCCAAGAGTGCCCGCCTGCGCTGGCCCACGACGGATATTGTCGAGCGTGATCGCTCCAAGCAAAGCACCAGATCCGCGATCTGTCAGAAACAATGGCACGGCCGAGCCGTTCCCAATAGCCCTCTGTGCCCAATACACGCGGTTGGTAAAGCTCTTGCGGGTCAGGTGATCCACCGCCCAGGCAGGCTCCCAAGGCGCAAGGAAATCAATGCTGCCTTCACGTTGCGCAGCCCATGCGCGAAAGTCGCTATGGATCGGCGGGCGCAAGGTCATCCGCTCTGTCTCGATCCGGACTTTCTTGCGCGTCAGTAACATCAGGCAGCGCGGCGGGTTTGGAGTTTTTCAAGCTCAGGCGCAGCCGCAACCGGCCCGTAAAGCGCCAAAGCAGCGCGGGCGTTGACCGCCATATGGGCTGCAAAGTCCCGCACGCCCGCGTCCGAGACCGCGTCGATCTTGGCCACGGTTTCTTCAAGGCCCGGCACACGCCCCCAGATCGAGACCATGCGGGCCAGACGTTCTGCGCGGCTTGACGGGCTTTCCAGCCCCATCAGCATCCCTGCTTTCATCTGAACCTTGGCGCGTTCGATTTCAGCAGAACTCATGTCGTCGGCCGCGCGTTTAAGCTCATCAATCGTGATATCCGCCAGATCCGCGACCTGATCGCCCGACGTGCCCGCATAGATCGTCATCATACCGCTGTCGGCATAGGCCCCTGCCGAGGCATAGATCGTGTAGCAAAGCCCACGCTTCTCGCGCACCTCTTGGAAAAGCCGCGAGGACATGCCGCCACCCAGAGCGATCGAGTAGATCTGGGCGGTATAGATGTCGTCGCTCTTATAATCCGGGCTCTCAAGACCCAGTGCGAAATGCGCCTGCTCAAGGCTCTTCTCGGTGCGGTATTCACCGCCCTCAAACCGTGCAGCCTCCATGGGGCGGAAAGAGCCTTTGGGCAGATGGCCAAACATCTCTTCGGCGATTTTCACGATCTCGTCGTGATCCACACCGCCTGCCGCAGACAGGATCATCCGCTCGGGGCTGTAATGTTCGGCCACAAAGGTTTTCAGGTCGTCGCGCGTAAAGGCACTGACACGTTCCTGAGGTCCAAGGATCGTGCGACCCATCGGTTGATCGGGATAGGCGCGCTCTTGCAGCCAGTCAAAGATCACATCATCAGGCGTATCCAGCGCTTGACCGATCTCTTGCAGGATCACGCCGCGCTCGACCTCGATCTCATTCGGGTCAAAGACAGGGTTCAGAAGAATGTCGCCGATGACATCAATCGCCAGCGGCACATCGCCTTTCAGGACGCGTGCGTAATAGGCCGTCACCTCGCGGCTGGTATAGGCATTGATATAGCCGCCCACATCCTCAATCGCCTCGGCAATCTGCAGCGCGTTGCGCTTTTCGGTGCCTTTGAACGCCATATGCTCAAGGAAATGCGCGATGCCGTTTTGTGCGATGCGCTCATGACGCCCGCCTGCTGTCACCCAGATGCCGACTGAG
This is a stretch of genomic DNA from Cognatishimia activa. It encodes these proteins:
- a CDS encoding SulP family inorganic anion transporter translates to MRSALAALAKNITPPNLSIMQDEGWSVARVRTELLSGLTVALALVPEAVAFAFVAGVHPLVGLYAAFLVGLITALIGGRPGMISGATGALAVVMVALVAEHGVEYLFATVVLMGILQVIAGVMQWGKFIRLVPHPVMLGFVNGLAIVIFLAQMTQFKVPGSVENTGHGMSGGEWLAGPQLMTMLGLVALTMAIIWVMPRITKVIPAPLAGIGIVAVLVIALGLDVPRVGDMASIEGGLPLFHIPMVPLNWETFQIILPYAVILAAIGLIESLLTLNLVGEITGKRGGASQECIAQGTANVVTGFFGGMGGCAMIGQSMINVKSGGRTRIAGVFAALCLLLFIVAASPLIEQIPLAALVGVMFMVVIGTFAWNSLKIMRKVPLTDAFVIVLVTVVTVMTDLAIAVVVGVIVSALAYAWGNATRITATTRESVTDKGAKVYEIQGPLFFGSSDGFVELFDVQNDPESVIVDFAKSRVADQSALQAIEAMAGKYEAAGKKLTLRHLSRDCHQLLTRAGHLVIDSDDDPDYQVAADYSVRTGILGGH
- a CDS encoding EcsC family protein, with protein sequence MKDNHFKANVDRELYRLVERYNNAGGLVIELLNALGQQADGLLGQLPLKARDGLEVATEKALVQAMKAADRSRSIRGSETGWLQTTFATALGAAGGAGGVGTALAELPVTTTVFLRAIQDVAEQYEFDATSENVKFDCVQVFAAGGPLSEDDAADLAFLSSRMALSSGGTQKLIAWVTPRLAVVLGQKLAAQMVPVIGATTGALTNYAYMNYYREMAHVHFGLRRLSIDGDVPHPELVTMFRDAASPQVQDLRKG
- a CDS encoding AEC family transporter, producing MVFVTILSGLVPSFLMVILGGLVRKRLSENAWQGLDKLNFEILFPTLLFVAASGRPIALSQVASIAPLAWGILVAGLLFGYLARPFGPERFLDFAGCWQTAWRFNTALGFVAIGALSGGDAAIFAVVVGMGVPMANVFAVSGLSRDGQLGILGTLKRVALNPFLIASLGGVVVALTGVQIPGPVLAPLEMLAQAAIPVALISIGATMNWGALARLDRFTGILNGTKLMILPALVCVVALAAGASGPLVQVLIVFAALPTASAAHVLAAGFGADRKLVATLIAQTTLLSAATLPVWILIAQTLF
- a CDS encoding GNAT family N-acetyltransferase; amino-acid sequence: MYHLAQETEQDWWEVEALYDLCFAPGREALSSYRLRDGVKKVSDLALLARDDDGILAGAIRYWPVRVGGVDALLLGPVAVHPTRQGEGLGGFLIRESLAVAKNLSWQRVILVGDAPYYSRFGFELLPDVVMPPPTNPARVLGYELVAGAWGDVAGPVKSCAEG
- the ptsP gene encoding phosphoenolpyruvate--protein phosphotransferase, which gives rise to MPERSDSESRKLLGRLREALAEDSAGQARLDKITKLIASSIGTEVCSIYLFRDAETLELCATEGLKAEAVHQTRMRLGEGLVGRVAKSARIVNTADAPSEKGFRYMPETGEEIYSSFCGVPIQRLGEQLGVLVVQSKASRDYSSDEVYALEVVAMVLAEMTELGAFVGEGAALSPLHQRPAMFKGGTAQEGAAEGHVWLHEPRVVVTNPIADDPEVEKQRLTKAIEDLRVSVDELLAGAQGGDKDQVQVLEAYRMFANSKGWLRRMEQDIDQGLTAEAAVEKEQSTARARMAQATDAYLRDRLHDLDDLSNRLLRNLTGQGSDTGADMPENPILIARNIGPAELLDYGRKLKGIVLEEGSVGSHATIVARALAIPLVIHADKITTEALNGDMILVDGDEGHVHLRPDDTVVTAFRDKTAMRANAQERYASIREKPATTLDGETVSLLMNAGLMADLPSLPSSGAEGVGLFRTELQFLIRNQMPGRTELAELYSHVMDSAGDKSVVFRTLDIGSDKVLPFMTPTDEPNPALGWRAIRVGLDKPGVLRMQLQALLRAANGRPLKVMFPFIAQYDEYKAARAEMDKAIEREKRLGHRLPSDLKTGAMLETPSLGFAPQKFFEEVEFISIGGNDLKQFFFAADRENERVRKRYDTLNVSFLSFIEGIANRCNTTKTPLSFCGEDAGRPVEALCLAAMGLRALSMRPASIGPVKSLLRRSNLSEVRDVINEARNRGDQSVRPAVMDYLSNQG
- a CDS encoding flavin reductase family protein, which gives rise to MFYRVEDGHPLPHNPFKAIISPRPIAWISTIDTQGNANLAPYSFFNGIADAPMQVMFASTASKPDQDDTKDTVANIRATGEFCVNIVSNALQTAMNISSTGFEKDVDEFQKAGLTAAHCNTIGCPRVLEAPASLECKLDQIVTLKGVSNFMVIGEVTGVHLRDECIVDGIFDVTTYEPLARLGYRDYAKVSELFSLARPDD